A single window of Uloborus diversus isolate 005 chromosome 5, Udiv.v.3.1, whole genome shotgun sequence DNA harbors:
- the LOC129222063 gene encoding nuclear pore complex protein Nup50-like, with protein sequence MAKRTATSELNHDNWDQEGEPEDPGTFKTLPADELKTRVFAKAKRSLGSNNSSTGSSPFALFSGFSSTASANSSPFFKKSNNDSFTFKSSSESNPLLKKENGTQPVVTQKETDESTNSSLFTKSVVENKSLDIKSNLAGKLDVNSPPTFEKKTEHSMDANQSSATSVSKGKPARSIDYFRQLQSLNESVLKWMELHFSKNACCDFTPVFNDYKKHLDTLNLTYPFRKKESSEKESGSEFKSPAEKVPEQKSNTTSKGNSSFTLTNFNKDETDYGANFSSNTTNTSTFSFGQKTIPTATSSGSTGPTSSCKVEAASLTGNCQSESAEAGKGSFPFSFGLKNAQLGNSSSANKPFSFQASAPAATAESEKETDEYVPPKNDFNAVNEEDALYSKRCKLFFKKDETYSDKGVGTLYLKPLDGKTQLLVRADTNLGNILLNIILSSSLPMSRTGKNNVLLVCVPNPPVDAKNPDSKDAIPMLIRVKTAEDADELLEMLNKYKS encoded by the exons ATGGCTAAACGTACAGCGACTTCTGAATTAAATCATGACAATTGGGACCAAGAAGGGGAACCAGAGGATCCAGGAACTTTCAAAACTCTCCCTGCTGATGAACTGAAAACTCGTGTCTTTGCCAAAGCAAAAAGAAGTTTAGGAAGT aatAATTCTTCTACTGGAAGCAGTCCATTTGCACTATTTAGCGGTTTCTCTTCAACAGCTTCTGCAAACAGTTCCCCCTTTTTCAAGAAAAGTAACAATGACAGCTTTACTTTCAAGTCATCATCAGAGTCCAATCCTCTACTGAAAAAGGAAAATGGCACGCAACCAGTAGTTACACAAAAGGAAACAGATGAAAGCACAAATTCTTCTTTGTTCACAAAATCAGTTGTTGAAAATAAATCTCTAGACATAAAATCAAATTTGGCTGGGAAACTAGATGTAAATAGTCCTCcgacatttgaaaaaaagactGAGCATAGTATGGATGCTAACCAATCATCGGCTACTTCTGTTAGTAAAGGAAAACCTGCTAGGAGCATAGATTATTTCAGACAGTTGCAAAGTTTGAATGAAAGTGTTTTGAAGTGGATGGAACTTCATTTTTCCAAAAACGCCTGTTGTGATTTTACGCCAGTTTTTAATGATTATAAAAAACATCTGGACACTCTCAACCTTACATAtccctttagaaaaaaagaatcatcagaAAAAGAATCTGGTTCAGAATTCAAAAGTCCTGCTGAAAAAGTTCCTGAACAGAAGTCTAACACTACATCCAAAg gTAACTCATCATTCACTCTTACAAACTTTAACAAGGACGAAACAGATTATGGAGCCAATTTTTCTTCCAACACTACAAACACGTCAACATTCAGTTTTGGGCAAAAGACGATTCCAACTGCCACGTCTTCTGGCTCTACCGGACCTACCAGTAGTTGTAAAGTTGAAGCTGCCTCTCTAACCGGTAACTGTCAATCAGAATCTGCAGAGGCTGGTAAAGGTTCTTTCCCTTTCTCATTTGGTCTGAAGAATGCCCAGTTAGGAAATTCATCAAGTGCAAATAAGCCTTTCAGTTTTCAAGCTTCAGCTCCTGCAGCAACAGCTGAAAGTG aaaaagaaactgatGAATATGTGCCacctaaaaatgattttaatgctGTCAATGAAGAAGATGCACTTTATTCTAAAAG gtGTAAATTATTCTTCAAAAAAGATGAAACTTACTCTGATAAAGGAGTAGGAACACTTTATTTGAAACCTTTAGATGGCAAAACACAGCTTCTTGTTCGAGCAGATACAAATCTTG gaaaCATTCTTCTTAACATCATCCTGAGCTCTTCCCTTCCAATGTCGAGAACCGGCAAAAATAATGTACTTTTAGTGTGTGTTCCCAACCCTCCTGTTGATGCCAAAAATCCTGATTCTAAGGATGCAATACCCATGCTTATTCGTGTCAAGACTGCAGAAGACGCTGATGAACTTTTAGAAATGCTCaataaatataaatcttaa